The Funiculus sociatus GB2-C1 genomic interval TAGCAGTTTTTACCATTCTGTCTGGGTGAATACCCAGTTGTCGCGCCAAGTCTAAGCCATTTTCTCCTACGCAGAACACCAAACAGTCGAAGTGCGCTTTGTGTTGCAGTTCCTCGCGGAAAGCTTCTAGCTGTCCAGTAGCACTCAACGGCTGAGAAATGCCTGTAGTTCCGAGTAGCGAGAGTCCATCCACAACGCCAAAAGCTGCATTTGAGGTGCGTTGGGCAAGCGATCGCCCGAAGGGCAAAATAATCGTCACCTGAATTTTTTCCTCTGGTGACAGCAGACGCTGCAAATTCTCTTGTAACAGCCGCTGGGCATAAGCATAAATTGCCGGTTTGTCACCAGCATTCACCATTCGCCCAATTCCTTCACCGCCTTTGATCCGGATGGAGGAGTGAGGAGTTTGGAGTGAGGAGTGAACTGATTCTTCTTTTCCTTTTGCTACCCCGTTTAAAAAAGGCGATTGCCTTTTGTCTTCTTCAAGCCATTCCACCAACACCCAGATTGGTGTGTTGCGGGTGAGGTCAAGGTTATCACCGGGATCGCTGGTGGTAATTGCCAGAGCCATCCCCTCACCGATCTTAGCAACCTGCTCAATGGGTATTTCCACTGTGTCGGCCGGTTCAATTAAATCCACCGACACAGCGTTTATTTCTGGTTGTTCTTGGCGTAACCAGCGCAGGGCGGCAATAGCAGCGGCACAAGCAAACACTGGCAAGGTATATCCAAAGCGGGGTGGGGTTGAGGTCATTGTGAGAGTGCGATCGCGATCGCTGCGCGGGGGTGACTTTTAACAGCTCT includes:
- the cbiD gene encoding cobalt-precorrin-5B (C(1))-methyltransferase CbiD; this encodes MTSTPPRFGYTLPVFACAAAIAALRWLRQEQPEINAVSVDLIEPADTVEIPIEQVAKIGEGMALAITTSDPGDNLDLTRNTPIWVLVEWLEEDKRQSPFLNGVAKGKEESVHSSLQTPHSSIRIKGGEGIGRMVNAGDKPAIYAYAQRLLQENLQRLLSPEEKIQVTIILPFGRSLAQRTSNAAFGVVDGLSLLGTTGISQPLSATGQLEAFREELQHKAHFDCLVFCVGENGLDLARQLGIHPDRMVKTANWLGPMLVEAGLQQVKSILLFGYHGKLIKLAGGIFHTHHHLADGRMEILTAHCAKLGLPTAALQGIFQSATAEDALFYLRQLEDANGGAIADQVYSSLSEAIDTRSQAYIRTMIDTQVTVGSLLFDRDRQIIVKSQNGAALLYQVC